A genomic region of Candidatus Eisenbacteria bacterium contains the following coding sequences:
- a CDS encoding FAD-dependent oxidoreductase → MNGNAAPWAAGALELQGRGLLVPTLQSEPLPVRAIDPSPCTAACPAGINVKAYVSLIAERRFAEALEVVRRRCPLPGICGRVCHHPCENACKRGHSDEPIAIRALKRVVADRERDFPRPAPPPGPTRSGRVAIVGSGPAGLTAAYDLALAGYPVTVFEADSEPGGMLRYGIADYRLPPGVLDAEIGVLQRAGVEIRTGMRLGRDLDLEGLRRDGYSATLLAVGAQIGRPLSVPGEESCPVVEDALRFLRRVNSGSRTFPGNRVVVIGGGSTAVEAARTALRLGAKSVEVVYRRYREELLASRYEIEAAEREGVNFSFLVAPSRVLLEGQRLAGLECMKVGLGEPDGSGRRRPILIPGSEFVVQADRVLAAVGQEADLDFLDPADRERASKGGRLPIDERTALTALPGVFAAGDVVTGPATVIEAIAAGHRAAESIRHHIEEGRPDIREERPERAAAAEYELPDQPPIRAARLHPAQELPAPGREFGEVEAAFEIEDAVAEARRCLRCGPCGDCRVCAPTCQRRHIMVRAQSPNGNGTGRSALVRAPGNVAMALDSASATPGWLLQVLRPGTLPEIRLSDMERVHLRPVRTRIEANLCRGCARCVDVCPFKAVHLEASPGRAGTARIEQALCRGCNLCATVCPTKAARPSALSPQWWGSRLEDAFHPGADGSAPGVHVVLACQRRAGGLEGRLAQPGTRVEVIRFQCVGQVDVGMLLDLYRLGARRVMVAGCSLDRCRFGQGAGLAAQELERARAMLKLLGAPADLVVWEESERRARDPLGPPVAAMTHGEAAPRPQPGAASRGGGE, encoded by the coding sequence ATGAATGGCAACGCGGCGCCGTGGGCCGCCGGCGCGCTGGAATTGCAGGGGCGGGGGCTGCTGGTGCCCACGCTGCAGTCCGAGCCGCTCCCGGTGCGGGCCATCGACCCCTCGCCGTGCACCGCGGCCTGCCCCGCGGGCATCAACGTCAAGGCCTATGTCTCGCTGATCGCCGAGCGGCGCTTCGCCGAGGCCCTGGAAGTGGTGCGCCGGCGGTGCCCGCTGCCCGGCATCTGCGGGCGCGTGTGCCACCATCCATGTGAGAACGCCTGCAAGCGCGGCCACTCCGACGAGCCGATCGCCATCCGCGCGCTCAAGCGCGTGGTCGCCGACCGGGAGCGGGACTTTCCGCGGCCCGCGCCGCCGCCAGGTCCCACGCGGTCCGGCCGCGTGGCGATCGTCGGGTCCGGCCCCGCCGGCCTGACCGCCGCCTACGACCTGGCCCTGGCGGGCTACCCCGTCACCGTCTTCGAGGCCGACTCCGAGCCGGGCGGCATGCTGCGCTACGGGATCGCCGACTACCGCCTTCCGCCCGGCGTGCTGGACGCCGAGATCGGCGTGCTGCAGCGGGCCGGCGTGGAGATCCGCACCGGCATGCGCCTGGGCCGGGACCTGGACCTCGAGGGCCTCCGGCGCGACGGCTACAGCGCCACGCTGCTGGCCGTCGGCGCCCAGATCGGCCGCCCGCTCTCCGTGCCCGGCGAAGAGAGCTGCCCGGTGGTCGAGGACGCGCTGCGCTTCCTCAGGCGCGTCAATTCCGGCAGCCGCACCTTCCCCGGCAATCGCGTGGTGGTCATCGGCGGTGGATCCACGGCGGTGGAGGCCGCGCGCACCGCGCTGCGGCTGGGAGCCAAATCGGTGGAAGTCGTCTACCGGCGGTACCGCGAGGAGCTGCTGGCCAGCCGCTACGAGATCGAGGCGGCGGAACGGGAAGGGGTGAACTTCAGCTTCCTGGTGGCGCCCTCGCGGGTGCTGCTCGAGGGGCAGCGCCTGGCGGGCCTGGAGTGCATGAAGGTGGGCCTGGGCGAGCCGGACGGCAGCGGTCGCCGCCGCCCGATTCTCATTCCCGGCAGCGAGTTCGTGGTGCAGGCCGACCGGGTGTTGGCGGCGGTGGGGCAGGAGGCCGATCTCGATTTTCTCGACCCGGCCGACCGCGAGCGGGCGTCGAAGGGCGGCCGGCTCCCCATCGACGAGCGCACCGCCCTGACCGCCCTGCCCGGCGTGTTCGCCGCGGGCGACGTGGTGACCGGCCCGGCCACGGTGATCGAAGCCATCGCCGCGGGCCACCGCGCCGCGGAATCCATCCGCCACCACATCGAGGAGGGGCGGCCCGACATCCGCGAGGAGCGTCCCGAGCGGGCCGCGGCGGCGGAGTACGAACTCCCGGACCAGCCCCCGATCCGCGCGGCGCGTCTGCACCCCGCGCAGGAGCTGCCGGCGCCGGGCCGTGAGTTCGGCGAGGTGGAGGCGGCCTTCGAGATCGAGGACGCGGTGGCCGAGGCCCGCCGCTGCCTGCGCTGCGGCCCGTGTGGAGACTGCCGGGTGTGCGCACCCACCTGCCAGCGGCGGCACATCATGGTTCGGGCGCAATCCCCCAACGGCAATGGCACCGGACGCTCGGCCCTGGTGCGCGCGCCGGGCAACGTGGCCATGGCCCTGGATTCGGCGTCCGCCACGCCCGGGTGGCTGCTGCAGGTGCTCCGGCCCGGCACGCTCCCCGAGATCCGGCTTTCGGACATGGAGCGCGTACACCTGCGTCCGGTCCGGACGCGCATCGAGGCGAACCTGTGCCGGGGGTGCGCGCGGTGCGTGGATGTGTGTCCGTTCAAGGCGGTGCACTTGGAGGCCTCCCCGGGACGCGCCGGGACCGCGCGGATCGAGCAGGCGCTGTGCCGGGGGTGCAACCTGTGCGCGACGGTCTGTCCCACCAAGGCGGCCCGGCCCAGCGCGCTCTCTCCGCAGTGGTGGGGCTCGCGTCTCGAGGACGCGTTCCACCCCGGGGCCGACGGGTCCGCCCCTGGAGTCCACGTGGTCCTGGCCTGCCAGCGACGGGCCGGGGGGCTCGAGGGGCGGCTCGCGCAGCCCGGGACGCGGGTGGAAGTGATCCGCTTTCAGTGCGTGGGCCAGGTGGATGTGGGGATGCTCCTGGATCTCTACCGGCTGGGTGCCCGCAGGGTGATGGTCGCGGGGTGCAGCCTCGATCGGTGCCGCTTCGGCCAGGGCGCGGGGCTGGCGGCGCAGGAGCTGGAGCGGGCGCGGGCGATGCTGAAGCTCCTGGGTGCGCCCGCCGACCTGGTGGTGTGGGAGGAGTCCGAACGTCGCGCCCGGGATCCGCTGGGGCCGCCGGTGGCCGCCATGACCCACGGCGAGGCGGCGCCGCGCCCGCAGCCGGGCGCGGCGAGCCGCGGAGGAGGCGAATGA
- a CDS encoding 2-oxoacid:acceptor oxidoreductase family protein, which translates to MERTEIRITGFGGQGAVLIGYIIGRAWSVHAGGHSTMIQSFGPEARGSTCSATLVLSDEEVLYPYVRRTDVLVALSSDGCSKYLAELEDDGMLVYESDLVDPVVAPGQAARGIPSTRIAEGLGRRLVGNMVMLGFFAATTGLVPLDAMREALRLSVPSGTEELNLKAFETGVRYADAPAGIPAEPGAAR; encoded by the coding sequence GTGGAGAGGACTGAGATCCGCATCACCGGCTTCGGCGGCCAGGGCGCGGTGCTCATCGGCTACATCATCGGCCGCGCCTGGTCGGTGCACGCCGGCGGGCACTCGACCATGATCCAGAGCTTCGGGCCCGAGGCCCGCGGCTCCACCTGCAGCGCCACGCTGGTGCTCTCGGACGAGGAAGTCCTCTATCCCTACGTGCGGCGGACCGACGTGCTGGTGGCGCTGTCCTCGGACGGCTGCTCCAAGTACCTGGCCGAGCTCGAGGACGACGGGATGCTGGTCTACGAGAGCGACCTGGTGGACCCGGTCGTCGCCCCGGGCCAGGCCGCGCGCGGCATCCCGTCCACGCGCATCGCCGAGGGCCTGGGGCGGCGGCTGGTGGGGAACATGGTGATGCTGGGCTTCTTCGCCGCCACCACGGGACTGGTGCCCCTGGACGCGATGCGCGAGGCGCTGCGGTTGTCGGTGCCCTCCGGGACCGAGGAGCTCAACCTGAAGGCCTTCGAGACGGGGGTGCGGTACGCCGACGCTCCGGCCGGGATCCCCGCGGAGCCGGGGGCGGCGCGATGA